gagaaaggatTATTACATACCTCAACCATGCtgcatattttttcttttaattcagtCGGCACTACCTTCCAAGATGCATGTGTGATGGGGATATATGATGACGCACACAAGATCCAATGAAAGATTGAAGCTTGTGCCCATTCTCCCCAATAGGTATTCCATTTTCATTGTATTCAACTACTGTTTTCTCCCTCGTACTCTTAATTCTTGTAACATCATGCATCAATGTTAGTCctcttgttttcttcttcttgttctttgATGCATCAACTTGTTCTAAGTGATCCGTATGTGCATTATCCAAACCTATTTCAACCTCGTCCAATCTAAGTGTTAAGTCCTCACCAGTTGGTAGCTCCATTGTATAAGAATGAAtctgagaaaaaaaataaagtttagttaGCCAAGTATAAGATGCAACATATTCATACAAACTAATAAGTAAAAACCTACCCAAACATTTACTCATTAGCaatccatgtgccttcacaatTAGCTCGTACATATGTTGGAGTATTTTCATCAAAATCAAGTCTAGATTCAATATCTATTGTAGTTTTAGGCATtccttgacaatttaaaactgTATCTCCAAGTTCGTCATCATTATATTGATCCGCAAAATCTCTTTGTGGTGGAGTAAGAACAATAGACCACCGACTATCACTTGGATCCTCAACAAAAAACACTTGTTTTGCTTGAGTTGCGAATATAAAAGAATCATTCTTATGCCCTACTCTACTTAAGTCAACTAACACAAACCCAAGATCATCAGTTTTGATACCACCACTATTTTCAACCCAATCACATTTAAAAATGGCAACCTTAAATGAATTATAATTAAGTTCCCAAATCTCTTCTATCACACCATAAAAGGACATTTCTCCGATTATAGGATTTTTATCTTTCGAGCTACATACTTGCATTGTTTTTGCAACTAAACTAACTCTACTATTTTGTACAATTTTATTCTTGTCATGCGACTTTGTGTGGTAGTGGCATCCATTAATAGCATAACTATTGTAAGTAGTAACAACTGGATGAGGGCCATGAGCAATTCACCGCAAGTTATCTGAAACCTCAACATCTTCTGTTGCAAGTTCTGTTTCAACCTGAGTGACAGCGACTGAAAGAATTAGAATATAAATGAGAACGGATAATGTTAAATAACTAATTTCAAGTTATACCTTCTCTCGTAACCAAGATATGAAGGTTCGATTGTGTTCATCTTGAATccatttctgatttttttgatcTACTTCAGTGTTGTTGTTGCAATGCAATCAAATGTTTCCTTATGAAGTACAACAAGAATGTAATTACTTTTAGTTTCATGAATTTCAATGAAATAAATGGATTATAGACAGAAGAACTTACTCTATATATGGTTGCACATCAACGGTATTCTCCAAAACATATCGATGAGCTTGATATAACAGCTCTCGTTCAGGTATGCTAGTAACTCCACTTGACAATGGTCTACCAAGTTCTGAATAGTCAGAATTGTCTCTTAACTTTTGACAACCAAGTCCAATAGGATCTACTCCACATAAAAATTCTGAACAAAATTCAACAGCTTCTTCTAATATATAACCTTCAGCAATACAACCCTCTAGACAATTTCGATTTCTCACAGCATTTTTTATAACCTTCATGAACCTTTCAAATGGATACATCCATCGCAAATAAATGGGCCCACAAAGTTTTACTTCTCTAACAAGGTGTACAATGAGATGGACCATTATCGTGAAGAATGAAGGAGGGAAGTACTTCTCTAGTAAACATAATGTAATCACAATGTCTTCTTGCAGCTTCTCTACTTGTGTAACATCTATAACTTTGTTAcatatagaattaaaaaaaagacaCAAACAAGTTATAGCATATCGAACATGTTTTGGAAGCACAGATCTGATGGCAACAGGGAGAAATTGTTGTAAGAGgacatgacaatcatgagattttaGACCAATCAGTTTTGAATCTTCTATTGACATAAGATTCGTGACATTGGATGAGTAACCCCGAGGAACTTTCATTTTTGATAACGACTTCAAAAGAAACCGCTTTTCTTTCTTAGTAAGTGTATAACAAGCAGGGGGaatgaaaatttttttctcccCATTAATAGGAGTAAGCTCAGGTCGAATCTTCAAATCAGCTAAATCACGTCTAACATTCAAACCGTCCTTAGTTTTTCCTGGAATATCGAGAAGTGTACCTAAAATATTCATACAAACatttttctcaatatgcatcacatctaaacaatgtctaacatgaagatGCTTCCAATAGGGGAGCTCAAAAAAAGCAGACTTCCTATTCCAACAACTCTTGGTGCTTCCTTtagagtgtttttttttttttgtttatttttcctctttgaaagtcaagatctttagttttttcaaatacaacctCCCCAGAAAAAGGTTCAGGAATACTTCCAAGTTCTCGCTGACCATTAAACGATTTCTTTTGACGACGAAAAGGATGATTATGTTGTAGAAATTTTCGATGCCCAAGGTATgtcattttttttccatatttcaaTCGTATTGAAGATGTGTTATCTTTACAAATTGGACATGCCTTATACCCTTTCACACTACATCCACTAAGGTTTCCATAGGCTGGAAAATCATTAATCGTCCATAGTAAAACTGTTCTTAGGTTGAATAGTTCCTCATTATAGATATCATAACATTGCACACCACTTTCCCACAAAAGTTTTAAATCATCAATCAATGGTTCTAAGTATATCCCAATGTCATCTCCTGGTTGCTTTGGACCTGAAATCAAAATTGATAACATCATGAACTTTCGTTTCATACATAACCATGGGGGAAGATTATAAATCACCATCACAACTGGCCAACAATTGTACTTGGAGCTCATATCACTATAAGGATTTATTCCATCAGTTGACAATGCTAAATGAAGATTCCTGAGTTCAGAACTACAATTTGGTCACATGGTGTCGACTAACTTCCAAGCTGGAGAGTTAGCAGggtgtaaacccgatattttcttggtttaatttctttaaatgtggaaaaaaaatggaaattaagtgtaaatataaatatatatatttatatattaaatagttttattaaattaattaaagaaaagaaagaaaagaaaggacaaaaagaagaaaaggagaagaaaatttcattttctcttttcttcttcttcttctcttcccttcaccgccaagtttgaagacatccaagtttcctttaattttttttttctttttccttcttcaatttgcagagaacttctaagagagagtttggaagaagaagagaaattttactagaatttttaggttgaagaagaggagaagaactcaagcaaagtgtatcaatggctgaattttagttcattctgcacatcactggtttttaattcggtttgaactcttcaaaaggaattaagaggtgagatttacatttactgaaagtcaactcatttttaaacaaactttatgaagaatgttggagcaaattcggatattcatttggtgctttttgatgaagaaaacagggcagttggttttcactcgaaatcaggaggtctctgatttttcttgtatttcagagtgtatcggtggagttagaatctctatttggtatggttggaaatcttattcaatttactacaactttcatgaagacaCTGTAaaccaaaaatgactaaaagttggttaaattgtaggaacaagttaaagaggtcgtgtgcgcgcgattctggaagtggttctgttttgagggttatatgtgtttatgcacggggaatcagatttatatgtcttcaggtaagttttagaggatctcaaaatgaagagtttgatataaagaacactcattttggttaagtattgagaaagttatagttctttgaagtttatgttagaaatctggaaattttcactacaagaaatatgggctttgatgtcggttggaaaaaatgaaaacggatctttaatgtcgtttttcaaaacgcggatgtttaatgtcggttttaaaccgacatcaaagaaagagctttaatgtcggttttaaaccgacattaaagctatagttaatttctttaattattttttaattttgttaaattaaatcaataaaattagaAGTCAAATTAAAACTCATTTGCTCTTCCTATTTCTCGATTTCTTCTCAGCCCTTAGTTCACTCTCTCACgcctttcttccctctcttctcaATCTCACATTAGGGTTTAGGGTCGAATCACCGctctattttctcttcttcttcgatAGTTCTGTCACTTGTAATCGAAGAACTCTGGTACCGGTTATCGTTAAACGACGAATGATTTGGTGTAAATCTACACCTTGTCGGAATGAGAGCATTTTTTGGCGACGATGGCATGGAAGACGACGCATAAACCACATCTCTATCTCTTCCGTCGttgtccttttcatctttctctaAATCTTCCGCTTCATTTCCGACACCAGATTCAGAGATCCATCTAATTTCACATTTTCCTCGAAAGAGCATCGCTGACCTAAAGTTTAATTTGGTGAAGTTTCTGATTTCCCATTTGTCtctctttttagttttatttactTTGTATGGTTTGAAATTTTGGGGGGTTTTTTGCTCAAGGGATTGTTTTAGCTAACTGCATATTGTATTTAACTCTTTGTCAGATTCAGAGTAGTTGAAATGTGAAGTACAGTAGAAAAATTCTTTGGGTTGTGAAAAATTCTAGTGAGTTTCCTTCACTTTTTTTGTAAGATAAGAAGCTAGTTGCAACTCCAGTTATATTTCTGTTTAGGCCGTTCTTTCATGTCCAGTGCTGCGGagtccttttctttcttttttttttttttttatttcatttgtaGGAATGCCTTTAGTCTATTATCTGGCACCTCTGTATCTGCACTGTTTGATATTTCTCTCTAGTAGTAAAATTGTTAGCTCTCTTTGCTCGTGGACATAGCTAACACACTGTTAATGACACGTAAATCTTTGTGTCGATCTTTACGGTTTTTCACTCTCTTTGCTTGTTCTTGTTTCTGTCATAACATTATTAGCTATATATCTCTCCTTCTGATCTACTGTTTGCAAGCTGTGTAGTGGCCGTGGAAATTTTGATAATGCTTTCATCTATATGAACTGGTTCTGATTCTAATCTCACTTACTTGCAGATAACTTCTGCTGTTTCTCAATCAGCCACTCCCACAATTTCGAGGGGTAGCCAATGCTTCAGAGTCTCTACGAGGTGTGTGACTGAACCAAATAATGTTGGAAACTATGATTTATTTTCAATGAGAAATGAGCctttgttcttttattttctcACGATCAGTATTTTTAAGATCACCTGAAAATCTCTAGTTTGGAACCACGACTTTAAAATCTCAAATTATGTGACCCAACCATAATTTGAGATTTTAAGACTGGCATTATACATCAAAAGAGGGATAGCCTCCATGAAAAGAAGAGTTATGCCAAGTTTGTCTTAATTCTCAAAAATAtgaaagttttttcttttcattctaaTTATTTGTGCCATATTTTGTATTTGAACTCCATGGTTCATGGCTGTTCTTCCTTCATCAGGGGATGAATTCTACTTTAACAAGGAAACTTGTATAGAAATATTGCACTGTTCTTAACCCTTCTTGCCTATTGTGTCACTCTTTCAACAAGTTGTTGTTCGTCTCTGGCAACTAATTTTTGCTTTTGCCTGTTTCCTTCctcatttattcttttgttagaaatatgtttataattttatcatttattcacaacttatttatttcttaattgaaaTCAGGCCGCACTATACATTAAATTTACAGAGTATTGCACTCAGTGGGCAACTGTTTCCAAACCCCACCATGTTTCCAATATCAAATGCAGGAGAAACTATTATCGACTCTGGGACAACTTTGGCATACCTTGTGGAAGAAGTTTACGATTGGATTGTCAGTGTGGTAAGTTTGTTTGTGTTCCTGTATGTCTCTTAGGGTTAGGTTTGATTTCTTTGGAGTGGTTGGGGTTCCATGCTTGCTTGCAATAAACTTCATGATTGTAATATATGATTATTGGAAGGATGATTCAACTAAACTGATATCAGTTGGCGTTGATTCAACATGATTACCCTTTTTGCAATAGTTTGTGGAAAGGTGATATTCTGCCGATTAATATGATTTTGTCATGATAGCTGGTTGCAACTCCAGTTATATTTCTGTTTAGGTCGTTCTTTCATGTCCAGTGCTGCGgagtcctttttttttttttatttcatttttattgtAATATATGATTATTGGAAGAATGTCTCTACGAGGTGTGTGACTGAACCAAATAATGTTGGAAACTATGATTTATTTTCGATGAGAAATGAGCctttgttcttttattttttcaggAACTAACTGATTACGTGTTTTTATCTTTAGTGTAGCAGAAATATTTCCTGTCCTCAGTTTTAATTTTGAGGGCATTGCATCCATGGTGGTGACTCCTGAAGAATATCTTCAGTTTGACTCCATAGTAAGCTGCTATAATTTTGCTTGCACATCATGCCAAATATTTTCATTCATGCATCCTGTCTTCTTTGAGACTTGTATGTTGAATTATGGCATTTGTATAATGCAAAACAATTTATCTTGCAGGAACCAGCTTTATGGTGCATCGGTTTTCAGAAAGCTGAGGATGGATTGAACATTTTGGGAGGTTAAATTCTGAATTTAATCTCAAATTTCCtgtaacaaaaaataataaagagtCTCAATAGCCTCAGATTTCTattatttttctcaaatttaatttcaaactaAAAAATCACCACCACCAAATGAAATTGACTAAGTTGTGGTTTTGTGCCATGAAATGATAATGAAATAGTAACCACAATCGAACATACCATCATTTTCAATGAacttcatcttcattttcaatGACGACCACCCTTTCATTTTGTAGATCTTGTTTTGAAAGATAAAATCATTGTCTATGACTTAGCTCGACAAAGGATAGGATGGGCGAATTATGACTGTAAGTTTGACCAAGTTGTAATGCATGAAGTATTTCCCTCCAAATCATTTCTGAATCAAGACAACTGCTGTTTTACAGGTTCGTCGTCCGTAAATGTTTCTGTAACATCTGGAAAGGATGTTTTCATCAACGAAGAACAGCTGAGTGTAAGCAGCTCCTCAAGAAAGCATTTCTATCAGCTGCTCAACATTGTTATTGTACTACTAATACATTTAAAACTGTTCTGAAGTCCATTTTTGATCATAATCCATTTTTGATCATAATCCATTTTCAACATTGTTATTGTACTACTAATACATTTAAAAATGCAGGCACCTCTTTCTTTGAGCTCCTTGTTCAGTCGTGACCCATTAAAGGGTCTTCTCTTAGGTGAAAGCTGtacattttgaaattttagttcGATCTCTGGTAAGGGTTGTGTTTCTATAGGAAATGGGTTGTCAATAGCCTCCTTTAAATTTGAGGtagaattagagattgagaGAGTTGACATTGCTGTATGCATGATCTATTCATCACATAGAGTCTGATAGATTAATATGTTGTGGCAAC
This region of Cucumis melo cultivar AY chromosome 7, USDA_Cmelo_AY_1.0, whole genome shotgun sequence genomic DNA includes:
- the LOC127150357 gene encoding aspartic proteinase 39-like, with translation MPLVYYLAPLYLHCLIFLSSSKIITSAVSQSATPTISRGSQCFRVSTSVAEIFPVLSFNFEGIASMVVTPEEYLQFDSIEPALWCIGFQKAEDGLNILGDLVLKDKIIVYDLARQRIGWANYDCSSSVNVSVTSGKDVFINEEQLSVSSSSRKHFYQLLNIVIVLLIHLKLF